ATTCATACACAGAAGTTGCCCTCACAAAGATCTAGGGACTTAAATTCAGGTACTTTCCCACAGACAAACCAAGCAGCAGCTGCCTGACACAGGCAGTGTTCGACATCACAGTACTCAGATTCATAATTTACAGACCATGTGCATACTTTTCCATCATTATGCGTTAACAAGCAAAATGGGGCAATTCAATTGTAAATAGACAAGAGGAAGTAGCTCATATTTCATTTCAAAACAAAATGGATACTTTGGGGTCACTTCAGGCCAGAACTTATAAATATCTTTCACCACTGCAATTGCTATTGGATTGCTACTTTCCCCAGTAATACAACATCTCTATTGACTTCAAAACTGAAAATGGAACAATGTGGATTTACCTGTTGTGAACTTTGAGGTAATATTTACTGAGAAACTTCTTGTGACAAGTTGGACACTCAATGGGGTCATTCTTTCTGTTTGATGGGTCGGAGGTCTTGCGTTTAGATGTGCCTAGCACTGATCTGGTGTTATCTAGCACACCAGCTTTCCTCCGTTTCTTACAATGACGTCCAGATGGAATGTAATCATGGTCCATTTCACTCTTGTTTTTATCTTCTTCATCATCCTCCAATTTAATGATACCCATTTCCAAGCGTGGGTCACTATTGCCATTGGTACACTCGTGACAGTTCTCCTCGCTACTGTCTCCAAAGTCGCCTTTGTTGGCTTTCCTCAGCTGTTTGGAACTTGGACTTCTGTAGGATATCAAGGAATCTCTAGACTTTTTCTGAACAGCAAGAGATCTCATTTTGTCATTCTGTTTGTCTGTCAGCAATGCAACTTTACGTTTCTtgttgcatctggtgctccttttACCAAGTAGATTAAAATCATTATTTGTGACTTTCCCCTCAAAAGTTTCAATTTCCCCAGTTTGTGTGGTAGTATTCAGAGGTGCCTTAACCAGTCCACGTTCAGCTGTTTGTTGGCCACATAAAGTTTCATTACTCCTCCGTTCATTGATGACATACTTCTGCTGATAATGGTGACAAGCTTGAATAGCATCAGGGATCAAAAGTTCCTCTGCTGCACTTAGCACCTTAGAAACATTTGTTTGTGTCAAATGAAGCTCACCTGTGTATATAAAGTCAAAAAGAAGGCCCAAGACACCAGAGCAACTCTCAGGAAGGTTGATTTCACCAGATGTGCCAGCTCCATAGGCATTGTGGAAGAAATTACTACAACATGCCAGGATACTGCGATGTGCATTTAAACAGTGGCCTCCTACGTCAAGAGTCACATCACAAAATTTACCATCTTCCCGCTGTTTGTTCAAAGCTTGAAGAATTTTCTTACTGTGATCAGAAAAATGGTCTTCCATCTCTTTAATAAAAACAGACAAGAAGGTGTTATTCCTCCTGTTTAATACTGTTCAATAAGACAACCCCAGAACAGATGTATATCGCACAGATTAAACAGAAACAAAAGACGTACAAGTACACAAAAGAATTACGGAGCAATGGAGAAAGAGCAGTTGAGGGAGACGGATTGATCATTATTTCCCTGCAGTAGTGCTCTACAGTTCCAAGGATATCTGTAATACAAAGTACAAACAAAACTGGCTCGATTAAGAATATCAATAAAGTCTTGAAGTCTTTTGGGCTACTGCCTATCCCTCCCATTCAACAATGCTGGTAACatcccaaatttcctcaggcttatTACAAAGTAGAGGCACTAGTAATGTTTTCTTGGCCATTACATTGATGCGGGTGATCCAGAGCAAGGAACTAACTCCACCTCAGCACCAATGATATGGACCAGGGAGTGAGCTCCACCCCTCCTCCAGAACTCTGACATAGGAAGAAAGCTTGCTGTTCTGGAACCAAGTTGTGTGCCTCATTTATCTTCTGTACTCTGCTTCAACATTGGTCAtattttcttctccctcctctcctcaggCTGAAAatacacaaattttaaaatacatgCCACCAAATTCAAGGCACTTTTCTCCGTaacattagaggcattttgaTTTTGGACCTCCTGTTGTACTCATGAATGGGATGATTTGCATGGATGGCAAGAAATACAAAGTTTTTCAGCACATGTGACGAGAGAGAATTCAACAAATGAGCCTTGCAGACAGGAAAGAAGGATATTTTCAGGCAAACTGACTCTGATTTCCTTGTTCTTCCGACACAAAAATTTTGCCCCCAGTAATTACGTTTGCAGCAACTTAATTAATTTTTAACTTCAAAGAAGGCCCCTTgagtttaaaacaaaaatcagcacAACTGAGCAACTCAGACGCATGGAGAAGCACAAGAAACCTCCAATCAGTATGAAAGACCCTGGATGGTGCGTGGAGACACATTGTACTCCATTACCGATTAAACCATCCCAAAGTAAGAGTTGGATAATAAGAGCAAAATGATGGCTTTTGCCTTGCTCACAATTCATTTCACGTTTCATTACCTGAATGAAGGAATGGTTTCTGCACCACTGGAGCTGAACAATATCAAATCAAGGATCTCGCTTTAAGAGtctactgtgaaaaatatgatttgAACCATCTTGAAGCAGCTGTCAAGTGAAACCATTACAACCGAGCATGCGCGGGTTGTTGACCTCCCCCGACGCAATGCGCATGCGCCGCATCTGCTGAGTGACGCAGTCCCGGGAAGTTTGTCCCAaacgtcctcctcctcctctctcctgccCGATTTGTTTCGCCTTTGGCTCCCCGGGAGCGCGGAGAGCTCCCGGCCCCTTCGCTCTGGCCGCCCGCAAAGCGAGGCTTGGGTGCAGCAGCATCACAAAATGGCGAGAGGTTCCGGCTGGTCACGGAACCCGGCCGCCATCTGGGAATGATTGATATTGTAACCATGGCGACCGTTGCCTCCAGCAGCAGGAACTTCTACACCCAGTGGTTCTTGTCCTCTtaccccccacccactcacatacctctttaaataATCCTGACTAAGCATAGGGGccatggattacttaaggtggtaggtgaatgGGAAATTAAATAGCAAAAATAAATGCACTTCAAAACACACATGGCAAGCAGTTTAACAACATTAAAGTCGGACTCGTGCTGTTAAACAGGCAACATCAACGGAGTAATAATTTTTGATGAAAAATTATTGACTGGAATCACTTCCCAGCTCACACCAGTTCAGTTCGGGCGCcgacctacattttgctcatatccgagatgaagggctcaagcccgagatGTTCATATCGTTGCTGCGTCCTGCATATACGCGTGTTGTCATCGAATTCTGCGGACCAatttttttagggtaaaatttggggggggggggggtcaaaacgGGTCGCAGGCTCAGATgagcgggcgggcgggcgagggtcCGCGGTCGGTGCGCCATGAGCTCCAGTGGGGAGGTCAACTTTTGCTCGTGATAACGGGGGAAAGACCAGATTTGGGGGCCAAAATAGCGGGGGGGGGGACGCTATTTTGACGCAGTATCGACTATTTCACGCCTCCGCTGcacgacccgctgagtttctccagcattgttttgacTTCAatcgcggtgtctgcagacttcggtGTTTCACTCCACTCGACCCTCTTTAGGGTGGTCATCCTTGGAAGCGATTTCGCAGTGGAGCAACCGAAAGGAGTGAAACAGCAACGTCTGAGAGGTGTGGGGGATAAGGTGCAGGTCtgtaggactaggcagaataagagttcggCGGAGacgagaagggcctgttttctgcgctgtcatgtcctctggttgtaaTTGAACAGGGTGCGCCATCTGTGGGGCTCTAACGGAGAGGGAATGCTGCGGGTCCAGGCTGACCACCCGGTCTGTCATGTGACCCGGCccgcctccttccccccccccctccgcgcGCCTGCGCAGTTGGGGAGCCGCCCGCGGACCGGCGGGAGATGCCCCGCGCCTGGATATCGCGAGACAAGGAAAGGCGATGGCTGGTGGCGGGCTGGTCGCTGAGGGCCGTTTGAGTGCCGGTTGCTTTGCGCTCGGAGGGTCCGTGGTTCTGGTGCTGGCGGGGAGCCAGTCCGTTTCCGTCAGCCGTGCCCTGCTGGCAGCCCACCTGGCCGCCGTGAACGTGTTGCTGCTGCTGCTCTACCGAAGGCTTCATTACCAGGTAGCGCCTGCCGCGCGGGCTGGTGGGCTCGGCCGCTGGGCTGGCCGGGAAGTGCCGTGGTTTTACATGTGAACGTTGTGCACAGTTTTGTTTAGCACCACCAATtaatggcaattctgcctcgccccgCAGGAAAGAGTCTCAGGAATGTATGTGGTCTAATTGAGTTTAATTTAGACgaacagcatggtgacaggccattgATCTACACCCCCTGGAAAACATTAATAGCTCAAAAGCCAAATGCATAATCTATTATATGTGTACTTTTGTAGATTTAAAGATAGTATGTGTGTATTCAGGTTTATTATCTGATTATACAAGATCAACCTGATGAAACGGTGTTCCCTGGTCCTCTGTGCTGAAACATGCAAACAAGCATCTTGACATAtgagatacacacacacatgttgaGATACATATTGACCTCCAATGTAATGCTCTACAGCTGCACAATGAAGCAGCCAGCAACCCTACTGCACAATgaagcagccagccaggacgctttcaatagagctcctgtagaatgttgacagtggccagtagccttgcctgcctccatcttctcaggaagtgcagttgcaccttcctgataaagtgaggagatgtgtatcCACAAAAGGTcacttaagtggactctgaggaacttggtgctctactCTCtcaagttattaatgtgtagtggaaggtggttgttcccggtcctcctgaagtccacaattatctcctttgtcttgtccatgttaagTCTCAGGTTATTCTCACATCatctcacaagattttccaccttttctcagtagtgtgactcatcattgttgatgacatTGGTCTGGTGTTGTGGAAATATGTTGCTGGAGGAGATACCAGTGCTCCAGAACCTGCCCTGGGACACTCCGATTCCCTGCAGCCAGACCAAGGAGTCCCGGGACAGAAAAAGGGACTGGGCACTGGAGGAATGACCCCTGAACAGAAGCAGAGCGAGCAGCACACACCGGAATCGGGTACTGCTCGCTCAGGCCGGTCCACACCACAGCAGACTCTCACCAACATGGGGTGTGTGGTAGGAGGGTTATGCAAAGCTGAGGGTCCTCTGCAGGGATGCAGAGGTTGGAAAGCAAaagctggtccaggagagctctGATGAGGCATGGTCTGCCCAGAGGTGGGTTATCTGTCCAGGCACTCTGCACAGGGGAAGCAATGTGGGAGGAGAGGCTGGAAGGGGTTCCCAATGAGAACCTCATCCAGATGCCATCAAGGCAAAGCTGGAGCTGGAGCATCAGTGAAGGTCCTGTCAGTGGCCATGGGCAAGCCTTGGCATCGGAGGATGGAGAGTCAGTTCAAGGCAGAGCAGAGATTAGACCTCCACTTCCACTCCCAGCAAccgctctccccctccctcaatcTGCTGGTGACTCGGGAGTAGCAGAGCTTTTGGCTCCTTGGCCTTGCCCTGTCACAGGGAGCAGCTTTGCATCAGGTCACTTCCTGCAATGTGCTTGGCGGTGGGTGCTACAATGGTGCAGGTATCTGGAGATGAGTggcagcagtgttccccaagacaacacatcagaaacaggagcaacAGTTGTTGCGCAGCAGTTGTTCATCCAGTCCATCAAACCTGCTCCCACATTCAGTCAGATCACAGCtaatctggccgtggactcagctccatctttctcccccatcacccttaattcagaatttattgtcacgatgaagtctgtgtgtgtgtgtgtgtttttgtgacgCACACACCTGTTATAACatgacaatcaaggaattttgagaATGGTGAAGGGAATTAAACTGGCTTTTAATTTGGAGAGAATAAAAGTGTAATTCTATATTGGAATTAAGGGTAGGGAGAAATGTCAAAGATTAGATTTGATGTATTCTTAAAAATACATTTACAATGGTTTGGAATTGCTGTCCTATTGAATAACTTTAGATTATTTCTCAATCTATTTTTTAACTTCTAATTATGCCTCCAGATTGCCGTCAGGGCTTGTTTCCTTGGTTTTGTTTGCGGGTGTGGTTTAATTCTGAGCTTCGGGGGATCAACGTGGCAACATTTTGGCTGGTATGTGATTTGTTTATGTTCTGTATGGGGAGAGgcttaagaaaaaaaaaaatcatgcttgGATTCACCAATTTCAAAGTCACTTTGTATATTCATAtgctatttttttctctttgacaCAGCAACTAAACATCTGAGCAGTTTCATTGAAGTTTCATTTGCATTAATTAATGATAAAAGTAGAGTagtgatgttattttttttcagtACAAAGATGTTTTTTTAACCATCTGTATGCTGCGAAAAGTAAAAGTGGTCGCAAAATACTGAAAATTCGAGGGATTTCCTGATACCCAGTAAATCCAGTTCTTCGAACTGAGATAGTAACTGTTGCATTTTCCACTTGTAGCTTCTCACAGTGTCTTAGCTGTATATTAGCTGTAAGGCTTCTCTGTACAGTAATAAGGATAAAGAATTTGTGAATTTCAGAGTAACATTTCAAATTTCTGTTCTTTCATAGGTATTTGTGCTCCCTGAGTTTTTTCCATTATTCAGAATTCCTTGTGACTGCAGTTATTAATCCCAGGTCCCTCTCTCTAGACTCTTTCTTGTTAAATCATAGTGCAGAATATAAATTAGCAGCCATGTCTTCCTGGATGGAATTCACCATTGAGAAACTTCTCTTTCCAGGTgagttggtgtttttttttaattgatatgaGCGCTATCTTTGTTGAGTAGAATAAAAAAATTCCCTGAATATCATTTATGATCTTTAATGTTTGAGATCTAAAATGATGACTGAATTTCAGAATTGTCTGTAGTAAAGGAGTTCTTAGCGAAAGATGTTGCAGTTAGTCATTCAAAAGTCTTGATCCCATGAATTACTTTtcatgaaccggtgcggactcgaaaggccaacgtggccgtttccgctctgtaaatggttatatggttatgagtaATATGCTTTCAGGTTTAATTGAAGATACTGAAACAATATCCTAAAACTATTAAAGTGCGATTGAGTGCAATGATCTGTTCTCGCAAACAATCTTTTTCTTGTTATTTGCAGTTTTTACTTTTTATGCCTTGTTGAGTCATTCACCACATAATATCTTTTGAATATACTTGGCCATGATATTTATGCATCTGATTCAGTTGTTTCTGATTCTGACCTTTTAGAGGTGTATGGAATCTTGAGGGTCATAGCTAAGTTGAATGATAAGTCTTTTTCTCAAAATAGGGAGCATAGGTTTGAGGAGAGGGGGCAagttttaaaagggatctgaggaacAACATTTTTACAGAGGGTGATGAGTAAATGGACTGAGGTACTGGAGGAAGTAGTGGGTGCAATTATATCAAGTCAAAGACTTTTAGACAAGTACACGGATGTCTAAGGTTTAGAGCAATATGGGTCAAACACAGGCAATTGGAACTGGCTCAGGTGCCATCTTGGACATATTGGGCTGAAGGGCACTTTTTCCATGTTGTACAACTCCATAGTGAATCATGGACTCAGTGTCAAATGGTTCCTCAAGATAAGGAATGGATAGCATTGCTAAGCaactataattccaaaataaTGATAGATAGATTATAGTACAGATTGTATAgattttctttatttgcttatttcCTTTCTATAAATTTGAGCAGCAAGAAAAGGcttaaaaagaatttttttatgggaaaattgttttcttttagtaGCCCAGCTGCAAGATGTGAAAACGAAGTCCGTGCCGTTCTCAAAACTCATGCTAGATGTTTTGCTGAAGTCTGCAGATTACAGGTCATCTGAATAGTCACTTTTTTAACAGGCTATAGAATGGGAAGCTAAACTATATCAAAAGGCTTCTGCCCATCTGCATATGGTCTTTTTGCAGAAAGACCTGGTTGTAAGTTAAAACAGGTCTTTTTGTGTAACAGCATCCACTTtgcaaagctaataaaattgtttgtACTCACATTTGTCATACACTTCTTCATATTTGATTTAAGTTAACAATGAAAGCAGCTATTTTGGATTTAAATTGTGTTAAGAATGGTGGAAGCGAAAGCAGGACTCGTTGATCTCACTGGTTGTCTGTGTCAAGAAGCAAATGACTGGAGTTGTTCTCTTGAATTGATCAATCAACAGGGTCTTTGTTTTGAAAAGTTGTACAGAGTATAGTCTTGTCTACTGTAGCAGTTCAAGATTGTAGCATGTCCTGTTTTGTTTTCCAAATTTCTTGTTTTTGCTGTTTCAGAGGCATGAATATTTTCAAGCCTGTGTTGCTCAGGCTTTGTCATTAATTGGAATATAGACATGGTTGCGGATCCCTGCTGTGTCCAGTCTCTAGTAACTATGTACACATATTTTCCTGGAAAGTTCACTAGTGTTGAACAAGAATGGCAGCACTAGCTTTTCTTGTGCATGCCCTTAGACTGAAAGGTGATATTGGCTAATCTAATACCAATTGGAAATTGCAAAAAACTGAAAAGCAAAGCACTGAAGATGATGAAACTTTaaaattaaagcagaaaatgctggaagaattcaggagTTCAGGTCTGTCAAGAGGGAAAATTACCTTTTCCAGATTTTTTGGTCACCTctgtaaattatatatttttctcaCTTAGTTTCTTGGACCCTATTATTTTTGTTTACCTCAGTGTCTACCATCTCTTCCCCCATCCAACCAATTTCTATTGCTCTATACTTGTACACACCAGAATCAACAGTTCTGATGAAAGTTAGTTGCATTTAATTGTTAACTTCTGTTTTTTTGTTCTTCAGAtgttttcctgcattttctttttcagtaataaagaaaattaaatttcttCAAATTTTCATATGCAGATACGAAGCAAGTCACATGGCTCAGTTTCCTTGGTTTGCTCATGGTTCTATTTGGGGAATCGCTGCGCAAAGCAGCCATGCTCACCGCTGGGTCAAATTTTAATCATATTGTACAAAACGAGAAGGCAGAATCCCACAGGCTTGTCACCTCTGGAGTCTATTCTTGGTCCAGACATCCATCCTACGTGGGCTGGTTTTACTGGAGTATTGGCACTCAGGTAGGTTTGTCACAGTTTTTCCTAGTTACCATGACACACAAGTGAGACCTGTCCTTGGTTCAGAAATAGTCAATTAAAGGTGAGAGCGAGTATTAAATATTGAGGCTTTCTCATGCCCCATAGAAAAGGAATATAATGATTAGATATATGGTATTTTTTTCTTGACTGGCATATTTAAAGGTAATGATCTGCAAAGGCAAGTTCCTGTTCCAGCACGAAAAATTGCAATATGTTACAATTAGaatgcaattttattttcttgaactGGGAAACATAATGTTTGCTATCCAAAAGTTAAccaattgactttttttttccccaaggtaaTCTTGTGTAACCCCATCTGTATTGTCGGGTACACGTTAGCTTCATGGCGTTTCTTTCGTGAACGCATTGAGGAAGAGGAGATGACTTTGATTCAGTTTTTTGGTGAAGACTATGAACAGTATAAGAAACAGATTCCAACACGACTTCCCTTCATCAAAGGTGCAAAGCTGGAACCATGAAGTGAGAAGAGACGATAAGAAAGAAATGCACAATCAAAACAGGCTATGGCTACAGGCTGCCTTTAATCCTTAGCACCTCAATATTGtttgatttcaattttgaaaagaatttcaCAGCTGTTGCTGTTGAGAACATCTTAGCTAGTTTCAATCTGTTAGAGCAAGGGTACGGTGCTGCAGAGGACATATCTTTAAAGGAATACTATTGTGAAGAGTGGGAACTAACTACAGTGCAAATTTTAGAGGCCGCTCGCTCCAGCTATTGCTTTGACAAAGCCATTCATTATAGACTTCGTACTCGTGTAAATACTTTTTGACCAAAAAAATCAAGGAGGGCTGCGATATACTATCTAGGGAAAATGCATTATtgcaatacaccaatgtactgTATCAGGAAAGGTAAATTCCATAATTATCAATCTTACTGTAAGCAGATAATCATAGTTTGTAAAATATAGGTGAATTTACTTTTTATTTTGTCTTGACCAgaatatgttatattttattcAAGAAGATGTTGACATGAGTGATATTTtacttaacttttttttaacaaaatgacAGAGGATCAGCTTTTCGCCACTCAATCCTGGCTACTTAAGCAACCAGGCTAGTGGATTAAAACTTTCCTCCACCAAGGACCTTCCATGAAATTGAGTGATGTCTCAACCCAACCCCTACCAGGCACGGGTCTGTTTCTCAAAGTCTGCCTCTCAGTTTGGATGAATTGGCATTCTTACGAGAAGTAAGCTGGGAGTGGTCATATCTGAGATTGGAACTGACTCATCTCTGGGGTACCATTGAGAGAGCTTTGCTTTGTATGTAATACGTGCTGTAACTGATCTTAAAACACTAAATAGTGACTTTGAGTGCCTAAACTGAAACTCTCTCTTTTCCTTCATCCTTCACATTTGGGGAGGTGCAGGGAGAAGACGAAAAAAAATTATCCTA
Above is a genomic segment from Narcine bancroftii isolate sNarBan1 chromosome 2, sNarBan1.hap1, whole genome shotgun sequence containing:
- the icmt gene encoding protein-S-isoprenylcysteine O-methyltransferase, which encodes MAGGGLVAEGRLSAGCFALGGSVVLVLAGSQSVSVSRALLAAHLAAVNVLLLLLYRRLHYQIAVRACFLGFVCGCGLILSFGGSTWQHFGWYLCSLSFFHYSEFLVTAVINPRSLSLDSFLLNHSAEYKLAAMSSWMEFTIEKLLFPDTKQVTWLSFLGLLMVLFGESLRKAAMLTAGSNFNHIVQNEKAESHRLVTSGVYSWSRHPSYVGWFYWSIGTQVILCNPICIVGYTLASWRFFRERIEEEEMTLIQFFGEDYEQYKKQIPTRLPFIKGAKLEP